The Tubulanus polymorphus chromosome 4, tnTubPoly1.2, whole genome shotgun sequence genomic interval CTGGCAGGGAGCAGGTACTCGCACTGTACCCGGCCAATTGTAATACAAGTGCGTCAGTTTATAAGTGAGTTTCTGTATGTGATCGGTCAACATTCCCGAATTATCATAGATGACGATGTAATGAGTTGGCGACACGGTGCCCTGTCTGACGTGTTGAGATACGAGGAAGAAATCATACCTgaaatacaacaaataatgaattaatcgTTTAACGTTTCTGCAAcagaaaattccccgacttcCGAGGTACAGGATCCCTACACATCAGTCATTCCAGAAGacttttcaaggagttttcaccgtataaatttaaatttcgaggaagtgtctgcatcacATTCATATCtcaattactgtagactcctctTAAATCGGCACTGTTTATCTTGGATGTTATGTGTGAAGCATATGACTACTAAGGGATTTTTCAAGGacttttgggcattttgcttaaattcaaagatattcaaggaccttgaaaaacatttttggttTTAGAAGGAGTTTTTGAGGAATttaaggagtcgtagggaccctgaagTAAGTGGCTGCCCGGTGGAGACAGTGACCGCCCGGTGGAGACAGTGGCTGCCCGGTGGCTATCTGGCTAAACTTACATCTGTCTGCGagtgatgacatcatcagcgATCGTACCCGGCGGAGGATTATCTAATTTACGATTGATTTCGGCGAATAATCTCGTGTTGATTCGTTTCGAAACGACGACGAATCCCATTTTCGGACGATAGTTGTCGCCGAACGACGCGAAACTCTCCTCTAACTGACGAGCTTCGTAATCGGCGGTCATCTTCAATCTGCCGTCTCCGACACCGTCGCGGTAGATCATGATTCTGCTCGGTAACTCGCCGTGGATCTATaatacagaaaatatgttcgagtTGAAATCGTGAGGTTTATCACACATGGGTCATCTATGAATATTCCCCGATAGAAATATAGCCTTCGCATTTCTGGTTACTGGGAGAACTAATATCACAGGCATCAACGAAGCTGATGCTGTAGACGCTGAATCATTAACGAGTCATGCAATAAAGTTACCGATTTAAGACTAATCAGTGATGTTGGTCTTGGGAAAAAGTGTTCACTCACGTGATTATCATAGAGAAGGTGAACTTACGGAGTGATACTTGCGAAGACTAGCCACCATACATAGTTTCAGTTTGTCTCCTAACTCTTGCCCGGGAAGCTGTTGAGATACTTTACTGTACCAGGACGTGAACGACTGGTTCATCGACGCGACGAATCCTAACCACGAACTGTGTTGACCAGATTTATCGTGATACACATCGATTCCTATTATCATCATGTTTTTCTATCGAATAAAAGGAATATCGAATTTAAAACGGGTTTTGAGTCGGGTCTACGAAGTGAATTGTAGCGCTGAATTAAGTAAACGGTACTGAACTCGGTAGTGTTGGGTCTGCTGCAAATATTTCACACCGAGCTGAGAATTAGGGAACTTGGAAGCATATATTTGACTAAATATTTTAGCAGAACCGAGGCCGGAGGAGCCATTTACTCGGAGCAATATTGGACAGTATATATTAGTACTTACAACAGGAATATTGACAGCCCACAATTCACCACCTAGTTTGCAGTTAATCTGCAAAGCAATCTTTTGAACGACCGATCCCAGTTTTCTTTCGTCACCAATCGTTTTGCTGATGATAACCTaataattcaatcaaaatacaaaatgagTATCTTTCAGTCATATTGGTGGCAAAAAGATCCATTCATAGGGTTCTCTATTCAGCGTTCTTACAAATTAGAGAATCCAAAAATCccctgaataaatcattaagaTATCCTCAGCGGGGGCTGTTTCTTACTCAAGAGTCCTCGTCCCACTCGTTaccagtgagaacaacaacacaccaaaaatatcaatcacAAACTTCTGCCTTATTTTCAAGAAGAGTCGGAATTCCCTAGTTTTCCCTGCAGGGAAAATTAAGCGTGGAATTCCGTGATGTGTAAGAACCCTGTGTGATTGCCGATGACAAACATACCTGCGAAGCTATCGGACATTCGACTGTTGCTAGTTTCTTAACAGCGTTGTAGCGGTCGTCTCTGTTGGTCGGGAATATGGTCACTATACACTGCACctaaatcatgattttaaacaCATTTCTGAATTGGTCTTAATTCTGAAATCTTTACAATACAGGTAACACCTATATCAACTCAAGACATGGGTAACTCAAGACTTTTGACTAACTTGGGCATCATTTTCTGACTTCCTCAAAGTATTTTCTGATTCTTAACTCGGAATTTCGCTTAACTACATATGAACAATTTTTCCCGTCCCTTATTGCCTGAGTAAGACGAAtactactttattgaacatATCTAAGAGTCCCAAGTATATTGTAGTACAAGCAATTATCAAAGGTtaataatgaatatcaataAACATTACAGTACATAGAATCTTTTTAACCATCACCCAGAgataaataatttgaaaaaaaatatttcttttcaaataaatcttgaCGATGGCCGTGGAAATATTCCCcccctgaaatttcagaatACATAATGAATAGTTATCGTTCTCTTACCCGTGGGTTGATTTGTTCGCGCATTTTTCGTATATACGACTCAGTTTTATCGTCGGGCAGTTCAATCATCATCGGGTTTTTGACGCGAATTCCCATACGCGGAGCCTGCTTCATGTACATCTGTACGAAATTGTTCGCCCTCTGGTTGTCACGACGATAGTAAATAATAATCCAGTTCTCCAAGTGCACCTAGAAATTATACGACaaaattacatcattttaGGCGTGCATACTTTCCAAACTACGTCACGAAAAGATGATTCGATATAACTTTTTTACAGCGGAGGTGGAAATATATTGGCCTGAAAAATTATCCGAAATATTGTAAGCGAAAAATAACACCCGAAAATTTACAATCTTGTGAATGAAACTTCCTGAAAACCTGTCACGAAAATTGCTGATAagatattagaaaataaattgcatGCGCAGAAAAATCAATGTATATCGTTCAACATCAAGAGCAAAGTTTCACAACGAGGATCTCATAACATTGATACCGAATTcatgaagaaattaaacagATGTTCTAAGAAACCTCCTTGTGAAACTGATCCAGCGAATAAATTTGTTCCAAGGTGACAAAAGGAGGACATGGAAAACTGCAAGCTTAGCCTTGAACAAAGGTACGTTAAAAACTTCAATAGTAGAAAGAAgacaaattaaattttctatgAGGAATTAATTGGAGGACGCAACAAATTAtgtacaacaacaaaaaaattttctttttcagttttccTAATGcgcttatcattatcatcatcatcatcattatttttattattataatttaaGAAGCACACAGTCACTACAAGGAGGTGGCAAAAAACATTGAACCATACCACTGTCTTCAGAATTATGCTCTAAAACGAAAACAAGATGACATAGACAAGCCGGCAGCAGCTGATAAAATCCTTATAGAATCCAGGGCCTAATAAATATGTTCCCATAGCTCATCTTAGACACCTAAATATATCTGAATTCATTGAAcaccttttttttaaataggaGAAAATAACTCACCGGAGTAATGACTTTATGAGATAAACTTCGACCCCAATCAGCTTGCGGACCGGCGGATACGCTTGTGTTTCCGAATAGAATATCTTCGGGATTTAAAAGTCTACCCGGCACGGTTACTGTTTCTGTCGACAGTTCTAAACCCCAATCCGTTAACATCTTCGACGCTTCCGGCGTACTCGACACGTTATCGATGAATTTCTTCAACGCGAATTCCCTGCGTTCAGGCGTTACTCTCGTGTGAGTCGCGATATCCTATAACAGACAAATTATTCATCATCGGAGGAGAAATTATTTCTGGTGGACATTCTTATTCGATTCGCTTTTTCCGAACTATTCCCAGACATACACATTGTTTACCCTGACTTGACCTGGTTACAATCCAATCAATTATCGcagtaaaatatgtaaaacatagATAGAAACTGTTTCATTTTACGCGCGATCTAGTGATCTTCACTAATTTCCCTTATTTCGAAGAAGACATTACTAACAATGCTCATACCTTCATAATTCTGAAGTCTTTCCTCATCTCATCGGTGAGACCGGTCGAGTAAGAGAACTCTGGTATCAGACAGATTTGCTCTAATCGTTTCACCGTGCCGTGACTGTTATCTTTAGGCTGTTTCGGGATGTGTATCAGAAGCGGTTGACGCATGTCGGTAATTTGTTTGTTGTAGTTTTTCCTAGGAATGAAATACGCGACAAATCAAAACGACTATGATCACCGAGAACCCTCGACCCACTTCCATAGAGACTATAACTGTAACGCCGGGATggggaaaacattttttccttACCACGTTAGGCTTACGCTAACACGCCCTATCAGGACAATTCCCCCtggacaattgccccccccccccacctgAAGTAAATCCTTTTAAAACTGGATTAATACCACCtaaatacatatatcaataaatttatCTGAATTAGTTTTAGTGTAACTTTAGCAGATCTAAAATCCATTCTCAAGTAATTATAATGCACTTACCAAATCAAAGGAAACTTAGTTAGTCCACTTATAAGTGACTAATTCATTGGAATGAGTTTTAGTGTTTAACAAAGTATTTAGCTAAAGTTAGTTAGCTAGTCTAAATTTAGTTAGTTCTAAGTTAGTTAAGTCTAATTCAAGTTAGTATCTGTGCTACTTTAGGGTTAAAATTTActtcaggggggggggggggggcaattgtccggGGGGAATTGTCCTAGAAGCCCAACACGCCGCTACTTACTTGTAATAATCACAGTACGAGATTTCGCCGCTCTTCGTTGAGAACGTCGATGCCGGAGACAGGTCCCACGCGATGTCGTGCACCATATACGTCTTATTATTGTAGCGCGTCAACACAGTCGAACCGACGATAGCTTTCATTACCTCGTCCCGGAAACTGTTACCGCGACTTTTGTTGGCGATATCAGCGCTAGTGAGTGCGAAAAAGAGATATCAACCACACTGTTTATCATTGTACAAATATGAAGACAGTCGCGAGAGCTGAGAGGCAGAAACAGAAACGAGAGGTGACAGGCAGATTTGGGGGAGGAATGAGACATATTTGGGGGAGGAATGAGACAGATGTGGAGGAGGAATGAGGCAGATGCAGAGAAAAAGAAAGGTAATAGGCAAATGTGGACAGAGTTGAAAGACATATGTGGGAAAGGAGAAATGACAGAGGATGGAGAGGAGAGGCAGATGAGATGTGCGGAGGAAACTGGttaaagagagagagggagggaaagGAGCAGAGAAGATAAAGTGTTTGGGTGTAAACTTACATGACGTCCAGCACAGTCGTCGTGCGTAATACTCTATGATGTACATCTGCCAGCAGCATTAACCCACCTTCATGTTCTTTAATCGCGGTTATGTATCCTGGCCATATTTCCAGCCTAAAATCGAAACATCGAACAATGATCTCATTTAATCTCTGTTAAAACTCGTATTTCGAGCcaatatcgatatttttaaTCGATCGATCGTGTTGGGTACTTACTTATGCTGCGGCACGGATTGTGGACGTTTCGGATCGTAATGATGTCGTCCGACCTGATACAAACTCAACGTAGACATCATTCTAGATGACAAACaacattcattgaaatatcacTTACTAATAATAGAGAAATACACATCGACTACTGACTGGGATGCAGTCACACGGTCATGGCTCAAGATACAAGACCAGTCAAACCGCATCctcgatctaacaactttaacCAAATTCGGACTTCCACAGTTCTTGGTTTAGTTAGTGAACTTACAATTAATCAACTTAACAGTTAAGTCGTACTCAGAAtggtagaactgagtccagttTTCCCTTACCTCTTAAAGATCGTGTTGTAAACCGGCATACACAGTTCACTGGCAGGAGGTATGATTTTAACTAGTTTCACTAATACTTTGATATTCACATTGTCGGTCGGACGAACTGAATGTAATACAGTTTCCTGAAATCAGTAATCCACACAATCTTAAATATAGACAGCGCATCCATGAAAACAGCCGcactacagatcagtcattacTTCTACTAGATATAAGGAGATTTCGAAGGGAAAATTTCAAGCAAGtgtctgaatcactttcatatcccaattacagtagactcttcCTAAATTTGAGTATAAGGAGATGTATGGACCCTACACGGCCTTTTACTTACGATGTGTGGCAGTTTTTTCGGCAAATATAAAATGTTTCCGTCGAACGCTCGCACCTCGCCGATGACGTCAGTGTGGGTATATAGCAGACGGAATCTCATTCCTTTACTGTCGATTTGAGGAGTGAAATAAATCTGATACTGATAAATAGCCGGGTTTAGACTCTTCAGACGAATGTGATTCGCGCGCAACGGAATcctgaaaatacaaacaatacGGAATCATAAATCCCCGTCTGAGAGTTATGAGAAGAATATCGCATATAGACTTATGCCGATTCTTAGCCCATTTCCTATCAAGTATCATAAGCTACGATTACGCAAGCATTTTTGTGGCCCACGCCAGATTAGGCCCGGAACAACCTTTCGCACAGGTGCCAAACAAGCCTGTTAGGCCCAATTTCGCACAGATCAAATTATTGCTTATGAATGCTTACTGTTTCTGAGTGAATTCACTCGTTTTGTCACAGCTTATATTTAATTAGCATccatcgagtgagtggttttcCTGTGAAtgcactctctaattaggtACGGGCCAAATCAAACTCGGGTCTAATTCCTGCAAAATTGCCTCCGTCTTATGGCAGCTTTATACAACCAGACAAGTGGTAGCCGACTTATGATCCCCTGGTGCCCGTACCGAGTATCACCCCTTACTTACTGTTTTCCGCTTGTTCCCACACAATGCATCACATTTTCTTCCTGGACCATCAATTTACTGAAATCATCCGATAAACTTCCCGGAGACGTCGACCCTGAAGGTTGAACGGCGGCTACCGGTCGAGGAGTGACGACTCCCGACGATGACTCCGGAGTCGTCGTCTGAGGCGACAACATCGACGCGCTGTAACAACAAATTCTCGTTGTCATCACAAAAATAAACTAGAAAGCAATTTTTGAGATCATATATTTATACGTATTATCATATAACTTTCCTACATCGGAACGCAGGGAAAATGAGTATACGCACTAAAAGTGATACAATAAAACTGTTTTGGGTGAGAAAGCGTTAATACATACTGAAATAGTAGACCTCTTCCTCTGCCTAACGGTGCTGCACGTCCAATACCTGAAATTCAGATATGTCTTCTGATTAGCAATAGTGATATCAAACCTagacagggtccctacagatatcAGCAATTCCTGGATATGAGGAGAAAATTTCGAGGAAGCCCTTCTGCGACACTTTTATAATCCAATCGGTACTGCGCCACGTTCATAAACTAGCCTATACTAATTACTGCAGTTACAAATTGCTACTATTTATCCTAAACTCAATTTCTCATCTGGTAACTGCCTTATTGGGTAAAAACAAATCCTGGTCCCACCTGTTTTAGTTTACACTATACAACTACAATCTAGACAGAGTTTCAAAGTAGGATTCAGGTATGTTGCTCACATTTAAGGAGATTTAAGCAccttaaaaagtttttttaaaaggaatcaaggagtcgtagggaccctgctATACTATGAGGCTTAGTTTAGACATAAGTTTATCAGCATTTAAGATGGCTACACCGTCCATCAAAAACGTACCTGATTGAGCAATATCTCTAGGTGCTGCAGGGGCAGCGGGTACTGAAGCCACAGCAGCAACAGGTGCGACGGACGTTTGCTTCAGAGCTTGTAGCAAGCTCTGGTTGTAGGCGCCACGACCCAGTCCTCTTCCTAACCCTAAAGTTGGCGTCGGCGCGGCACTCGGCGGAGGtgactgaaaaaataaaaccgattACATGCTTGACTTGATTTGATCACAGTTATGGTGGCTGTGACAAAGATAGCACTTTTTATACAATACCTGATTTATGTATAAAAAGTGCTATTTTTCCAGTTTCTTTTCCAAAAAGGTAGCATTAAGTGGCACTTATTAGACTTGCTACGAACCATAGAGGGGGATTGAGTgaagagagagggggagacaGGAGTAAAGTTACAGTGAGAGGTGTGGAGAGATACGAGTGAgagaagggagggagggaattGAAGTGAGACTGACCTGTTTTTCCGGGGGAGAATCAGATTCACCCGGACGTCTCTGGGGCTGCTGAAAGGCCGCCAGTAAAGCAGCCCCTCGCCCGCCTCGCCCATATCCAGGGCCTGACATGGTCTTAACTGAAACGAAAAGAGGGATGCCTATCTATATACCTGCATAAATTATTGCAGGACAAGTGCCAATAACATCATAACGCTTGTTAACTAATATATCACTTTACAGGGTCCAAAATGGACCCAGgaaaagaaattcaaattgtttatttctttcttttgAAAAAGGTCACATACGGTAGATACTGAAAGTAACTGCagcaataaaaacaaaatggcgccgAGTCGTGGTGGTTCTGGTGAATCAGCTCAGATACTAACACTTCGTATTTATTGAACACAAACGATAttcttatcaaaatgatgcatAATACTGACCTTAAAATACTGAATTCGCTAAATAACACCTCCAAACGATAAACAGTGTTAAAATGTGGATAACGTATCGTGATTTATCAACTGCTTTTCTATAAATTCTACTCCATTCCTTCACCTCATCGACTAGAGCTTAAAACCTCGCGTGCCACGGAACAGTTACAGGTGGCGCTATCAGCTGGTCCTGCACtatcatatataaagaaaacctTTGATGACTGTGGTTAAGCCTGCATTTGGACGCAGCAATTCATGACTAACAGTAActctttttcaaaacgaatgaaacagatactccgtgaccagcaccttcaagaaactgtatctgccataaatactaatccgatatacactaactttaggcaatataaaaatgatattaggttagagaggtatataatagaacttggtgatgacttaggaaatagtttatttgaatttagggtcgggtcctatattttacccgtgaacaaattttcaaaccttcatttagacagagccgatagaatatgccccacttgtaatactttaggtgacgaatcccattttctgtttgactgtaccttacttaa includes:
- the LOC141903853 gene encoding piwi-like protein 1 isoform X2, with translation MSGPGYGRGGRGAALLAAFQQPQRRPGESDSPPEKQSPPPSAAPTPTLGLGRGLGRGAYNQSLLQALKQTSVAPVAAVASVPAAPAAPRDIAQSGIGRAAPLGRGRGLLFHASMLSPQTTTPESSSGVVTPRPVAAVQPSGSTSPGSLSDDFSKLMVQEENVMHCVGTSGKQIPLRANHIRLKSLNPAIYQYQIYFTPQIDSKGMRFRLLYTHTDVIGEVRAFDGNILYLPKKLPHIETVLHSVRPTDNVNIKVLVKLVKIIPPASELCMPVYNTIFKRMMSTLSLYQVGRHHYDPKRPQSVPQHKLEIWPGYITAIKEHEGGLMLLADVHHRVLRTTTVLDVIADIANKSRGNSFRDEVMKAIVGSTVLTRYNNKTYMVHDIAWDLSPASTFSTKSGEISYCDYYKKNYNKQITDMRQPLLIHIPKQPKDNSHGTVKRLEQICLIPEFSYSTGLTDEMRKDFRIMKDIATHTRVTPERREFALKKFIDNVSSTPEASKMLTDWGLELSTETVTVPGRLLNPEDILFGNTSVSAGPQADWGRSLSHKVITPVHLENWIIIYYRRDNQRANNFVQMYMKQAPRMGIRVKNPMMIELPDDKTESYIRKMREQINPRVQCIVTIFPTNRDDRYNAVKKLATVECPIASQVIISKTIGDERKLGSVVQKIALQINCKLGGELWAVNIPVKNMMIIGIDVYHDKSGQHSSWLGFVASMNQSFTSWYSKVSQQLPGQELGDKLKLCMVASLRKYHSIHGELPSRIMIYRDGVGDGRLKMTADYEARQLEESFASFGDNYRPKMGFVVVSKRINTRLFAEINRKLDNPPPGTIADDVITRRQMYDFFLVSQHVRQGTVSPTHYIVIYDNSGMLTDHIQKLTYKLTHLYYNWPGTVRVPAPCQYAHKLAYLVGQNTHKEHAEELSNRLFFL
- the LOC141903853 gene encoding piwi-like protein 1 isoform X1, translating into MSGPGYGRGGRGAALLAAFQQPQRRPGESDSPPEKQSPPPSAAPTPTLGLGRGLGRGAYNQSLLQALKQTSVAPVAAVASVPAAPAAPRDIAQSGIGRAAPLGRGRGLLFHASMLSPQTTTPESSSGVVTPRPVAAVQPSGSTSPGSLSDDFSKLMVQEENVMHCVGTSGKQIPLRANHIRLKSLNPAIYQYQIYFTPQIDSKGMRFRLLYTHTDVIGEVRAFDGNILYLPKKLPHIETVLHSVRPTDNVNIKVLVKLVKIIPPASELCMPVYNTIFKRMMSTLSLYQVGRHHYDPKRPQSVPQHKLEIWPGYITAIKEHEGGLMLLADVHHRVLRTTTVLDVIADIANKSRGNSFRDEVMKAIVGSTVLTRYNNKTYMVHDIAWDLSPASTFSTKSGEISYCDYYKKNYNKQITDMRQPLLIHIPKQPKDNSHGTVKRLEQICLIPEFSYSTGLTDEMRKDFRIMKDIATHTRVTPERREFALKKFIDNVSSTPEASKMLTDWGLELSTETVTVPGRLLNPEDILFGNTSVSAGPQADWGRSLSHKVITPSIILKTVVHLENWIIIYYRRDNQRANNFVQMYMKQAPRMGIRVKNPMMIELPDDKTESYIRKMREQINPRVQCIVTIFPTNRDDRYNAVKKLATVECPIASQVIISKTIGDERKLGSVVQKIALQINCKLGGELWAVNIPVKNMMIIGIDVYHDKSGQHSSWLGFVASMNQSFTSWYSKVSQQLPGQELGDKLKLCMVASLRKYHSIHGELPSRIMIYRDGVGDGRLKMTADYEARQLEESFASFGDNYRPKMGFVVVSKRINTRLFAEINRKLDNPPPGTIADDVITRRQMYDFFLVSQHVRQGTVSPTHYIVIYDNSGMLTDHIQKLTYKLTHLYYNWPGTVRVPAPCQYAHKLAYLVGQNTHKEHAEELSNRLFFL